A stretch of Fusarium fujikuroi IMI 58289 draft genome, chromosome FFUJ_chr10 DNA encodes these proteins:
- a CDS encoding related to permease of the major facilitator superfamily, translating to MASTSQNSVFEAVPAAQSTGDMDKKIPASPTVFAPDGSTSSVRRGSIEQPYRTYKIRWYGLVVLTLLNVMVSWSWLTFAPVTSSTAEFYGTDETMVNWLSSIFVFANFAMTLITIKLLDWGLRPTLISGSALLLIGNWVRYAGSYSSDGNKVSVVAVAQALLGMSQSLVLSAPTRFSETWFTSQGRVTATAVMSLANPTGAAIGSIVVPLWTNEPSDISAVVLYVAIISSAVAIPGFFIPGTPPTPPSAINHAERPKVLPSLRILGFSDTEAGIGGGLLIVLGLIFSAITAPIIDRTKKFILVIKCGVVVGGLCYLALVWVPSTKKIGALYAVLCCIGISSLAIVPVVLEILTEFSYPAGAEITSTTAWAGGQLLGGCFIILGNGMKAAESADPPRNMKDFTVFQAVLAMAMIPLPLMLGMFGRSDQVALKRTNVHQNM from the exons ATGGCATCAACATCTCAGAATTCCGTGTTTGAAGCAGTTCCAGCTGCCCAGTCTACAGGTGACATGGACAAGAAAATTCCTGCCTCCCCAACAGTGTTTGCCCCTGACGGCTCGACCTCCTCTGTCAGACGCGGTAGTATTGAACAACCCTATAGAACATACAAGATCCGTTGGTACGGGCTAGTCGTGTTGACATTGCTGAACGTCATGGTGAGCTGGTCG TGGCTCACCTTTGCACCCGTCACTTCCTCCACCGCCGAGTTCTACGGGACAGACGAGACAATGGTGAACTGGCTAAGCAGTATCTTCGTCTTTGCAAACTTCGCCATGACCCTTATAAccatcaagcttctcgactGGGGTCTTCGTCCAACTCTCATCAGCGGCAGCGCACTTCTCCTAATCGGCAACTGGGTTCGTTATGCTGGATCCTACTCCTCCGATGGTAACAAAGTCTCcgttgtcgctgtcgctCAAGCTCTGTTGGGCATGTCGCAGTCTCTTGTGCTAAGTGCCCCGACGCGCTTCTCTGAAACTTGGTTTACCAGTCAAGGGCGTGTGACGGCGACGGCTGTTATGAGTCTTGCGAATCCAACTGGAGCAGCGATTGGATCCATTGTCGTTCCCTTGTGGACGAATGAACCTAGCGATATCTCTGCAGTTGTCTTATACGTGGCCATAATT TCATCTGCCGTGGCCATtcctggcttcttcatccctGGCACGCCGCCAACTCCTCCATCCGCGATCAATCATGCAGAACGGCCCAAGGTCCTGCCCTCACTACGCATATTA GGGTTCTCAGATACCGAGGCCGGTATTGGAGGCGGTCTACTTATAGTTCTCGGCCTCATATTCTCCGCCATCACAGCTCCCATCATCGACAGAACCAAGaagttcatcctcgtcatcaaaTGCGGAGTAGTTGTCGGTGGACTGTGCTATCTCGCCTTGGTATGGGTTCCAAGTACAAAGAAGATCGGTGCACTATATGCTGTTCTCTGCTGCATCGGCATCTCGTCGCTCGCTATCGTCCCCGTTGTGCTGGAAATTCTCACCGAGTTCTCGTATCCCGCGGGCGCCGAGATCACTAGCACTACTGCCTGGGCTGGCGGTCAGTTACTCGGTGGATGCTTCATCATTCTCGGCAACGGTATGAAAGCAGCTGAGAGTGCTGACCCTCCTCGCAACATGAAGGACTTTACTGTCTTTCAAGCTGTACTTGCAATGGCGATGATACCTTTGCCCCTGATGCTGGGGATGTTTGGACGCAGTGATCAAGTAGCTTTGAAACGCACGAATGTGCACCAGAATATGTAA
- a CDS encoding related to Copper amine oxidase 1, with product MTVQGQRTHPLHALSEEEMLKAADIVRALVKEKFEGKEDVRFKHTTLSEPPKSLLLPYLDAESDGVPLTARPFVPRCAQVLYTFPGKPGFTETIVSLDTGTEVKSTLSKPGDHAGFDRDEVIAFNYAILSHPEILDAIKKLGLDPNVTVQCDTWPFGADKDSSLETPRLVQAMLYARAPHNHLESNMYSYPLPISPVIDSVDLKLIRIDVLPTGGKEDGAAIHTAPDAPLSHCVENEYHPDLLSVKLRDGLKPLVIQQPEGPSYTVQDGNSISWQKWRFRIGFNWREGMTIHDVRYDGRKTFYRLSMSEMTVPYGDPRYPYHRRQAFDLGDAGAGLTANNLKLGCDCLGHISYFDALLTASDGKPYQAPNVICLHEQDAGIGWKHTNARTDVAAVTRARTLVVQSIITVGNYEYAFSWHFWQNGTIEFETRATGILATSLIDEGKTSHWGNVVSPGVLAANHQHLFSLRIDPMIDGLENTLVQEDSIGLPMSEENPYGNAWKLHKTFIEKSCSLDADPQKARVFKIVNEKKLNPISKNPVGYKVIAPPAQLLMADQASLVRKRARFAEHHVWVTRYKDDDLWAGGKWTNQSLIEKDGVADYAARNDNVRGEDLVVWATYGLTHNPRVEDYPVMPAEAITVALKPADFFDRNPALDVPPSTQAVNKSVLVPANGVSDGEEREVCCR from the exons ATGACAGTTCAAGGCCAACGCACCCATCCCCTCCACGCCCtgagcgaggaggagatgctCAAAGCGGCAGACATCGTAAGAGCActcgtcaaggagaagtttgaAGGCAAGGAGGACGTCAGATTCAAGCACACCACACTTTCTGAACCTCCCAAGTCCTTGCTTCTTCCATACCTGGATGCTGAGAGTGACGGTGTTCCTCTCACTGCCCGGCCATTCGTACCTAGATGTGCTCAGGTGCTCTATACCTTCCCTGGCAAGCCAGGCTTCACCGAAACCATCGTCAGTCTGGACACTGGGACCGAGGTCAAGTCGACATTATCTAAGCCTGGTGATCATGCCGGCTTTGACAG AGACGAGGTCATCGCGTTCAATTATGCCATTCTATCTCACCCAGAGATCTTGGACGCTATCAAGAAGTTGGGTCTAGATCCCAACGTGACAGTCCAATGCGACACTTGGCCATTTGGAGCAGACAAAGACTCTTCATTGGAGACTCCAAGACTGGTTCAGGCTATGCTTTACGCTAGGGCCCCGCATAATCACCTGGAGAGTAACATGTACTCTTACCCCCTTCCCATCTCTCCCGTCATTGACTCGGTCGATCTGAAACTTATTCGGATCGACGTTCTGCCCACTGGTGGCAAGGAGGACGGAGCCGCCATCCATACGGCCCCTGATGCTCCTCTTTCTCACTGCGTTGAGAACGAATACCACCCCGATCTTCTGAGCGTCAAGCTTCGGGACGGTCTCAAGCCACTTGTCATTCAACAGCCTGAAGGACCCAGTTATACCGTGCAAGATGGGAACTCTATCTCTTGGCAGAAGTGGCGATTTCGCATTGGCTTCAATTGGCGAGAGGGCATGACGATTCATGATGTGAGATATGATGGAAGAAAGACTTTCTATCGCTTAAGCATGAGCGAGATGACCGTACCATATGGAG ACCCCAGATATCCGTACCATCGTCGACAGGCTTTCGATCTAGGCGATGCTGGTGCAGGCCTGACAGCCAACAACCTGAAGCTCGGTTGTGATTGCTTGGGACACATCAGCTACTTCGATGCCTTGCTTACTGCTTCCGATGGAAAGCCATACCAAGCCCCTAACGTGATCTGTCTCCACGAACAG GACGCTGGTATTGGATGGAAACATACCAATGCCAGAACCGATGTCGCCGCTGTTACTCGAGCTCGCACCCTCGTAGTccagagcatcatcaccGTCGGGAACTACGAGTATGCATTCTCATGGCACTTCTGGCAAAACGGCACCATCGAGTTTGAGACCAGGGCCACTGGAATCCTCGCCACCAGTCTAATCGATGAGGGCAAGACTAGCCACTGGGGCAACGTCGTGTCTCCCGGCGTTCTAGCCGCCAACCATCAGCATCTCTTCAGTCTCCGTATTGACCCTATGATCGATGGTCTCGAGAATACGCTCGTGCAGGAAGACTCCATCGGTTTGCCTATGTCAGAGGAGAATCCTTATGGCAATGCTTGGAAGCTGCACAAGACCTTTATCGAGAAGAGTTGTTCCTTGGATGCCGACCCCCAGAAGGCTCGAGTTTTCAAGATCgtcaacgagaagaagctaaaccccatctccaagaaccCAGTCGGTTATAAGGTTATAGCCCCACCAGCACAGCTCCTAATGGCCGATCAAGCCTCTCTCGTCCGCAAGCGTGCTCGCTTCGCAGAGCATCATGTTTGGGTGACCCGGTATAAGGATGATGATCTCTGGGCCGGAGGCAAATGGACTAACCAGAGTTTgattgagaaggatggtgtGGCCGATTACGCGGCGAGGAATGATAATGTCCGTGGGGAAGATCTGGTCGTGTGGGCAACTTATGGTCTCACACATAATCCGCGCGTGGAGGATTACCCCGTCATGCCTGCTGAGGCTATCACTGTTGCGCTGAAGCCTGCTGACTTTTTCGATCGTAATCCTGCTCTTGATGTGCCCCCTAGCACTCAGGCTGTTAACAAGAGCGTGCTAGTTCCTGCAAATGGTGTCAGTGACGGGGAGGAGCGGGAGGTTTGTTGTCGATAA
- a CDS encoding related to 3-hydroxybutyryl-CoA dehydrogenase: protein MGAFTLPSTEGRTVAVLGGGVLGRRIACGWAASGFDVVIRDPSPEQRAAAVEYCNTSMSLYSDFESRGTVAAFEDLSEAVVQAWLVIEAVPEKLPLKISTFADLEKLTPHDAILASNSSSYKSREMIGGLLPETRRRVLNMHYYMPPGNRVVELMTNGETDESIFPFLREKLEEIKFHPYIARKESTGFIFNRLWAAIKREVLNILAEEVSTPEEIEKLWKEMWYGKESGPVEMMDAVGLDTVSFIEQHYVDERGLPDTPVKFLQKYIDDGRLGAKSDKGGLLPPRKSVQSDHEPSLYFLDIGLSSGNAKGYASAGRVLVGSSNGEPMKTLVSGQRLPDGIDISKSAGKLFWTCMGNPSANDGAILSCNLDGTDLEEIVPQGLVHTPKQLTVDNTNSKLYFADREGMRIMRCNFDGSQLEVLVQTGDWEVDGHMLDPTRWCVGITVSPSTGKFYWTQKGPSKGGKGRILQANIDFQPGEEAQSRTDIEVLFQGLPEPIDLEIDEDENVLYWTDRGELPNGNTINRAKLDGIAKVTHDGPSNPGVHYEVVTRGLHEAIGIKLDSKNHRIFVTDLGGSVYQFDIDGGNRKRVYEGSGAFAGITIA from the coding sequence ATGGGTGCTTTTACTCTTCCTTCAACCGAGGGCCGCACCGTCGCCGTACTTGGTGGAGGAGTGCTCGGCCGTCGCATCGCATGTGGCTGGGCTGCAAGCGGATTTGACGTTGTCATCCGCGACCCAAGCCCTGAGCAAAGAGCCGCCGCCGTGGAATACTGCAACACGAGCATGTCCCTGTACTCCGACTTTGAATCAAGAGGAACTGTCGCAGCTTTTGAAGACCTTTCAGAAGCTGTTGTTCAGGCATGGCTCGTCATCGAAGCAGTCCCCGAGAAGCTCCCTCTGAAGATCTCAACCTTTGcagacttggagaagctcacGCCCCATGACGCTATACTCGCCAGCAACTCATCATCTTACAAGTCAAGAGAGATGATTGGTGGTCTTCTGCCAGAGACGAGACGACGCGTTCTGAACATGCATTATTATATGCCACCGGGCAACCGTGTCGTCGAGCTCATGACCAATGGCGAGACCGACGAGAGCATCTTTCCGTTCTTGCGTGAGAAACTTGAAGAGATCAAGTTTCACCCCTACATCGCACGCAAAGAGTCAACTGGCTTCATCTTTAACCGACTTTGGGCTGCTATCAAGCGCGAGGTTCTGAATATTCTCGCCGAAGAGGTGTCTACCCCagaggagatcgagaagctttGGAAGGAGATGTGGTATGGCAAAGAGAGTGGACCcgtggagatgatggatgctgTCGGTCTTGATACAGTGTCTTTCATTGAGCAGCACTACGTTGATGAGCGTGGCTTGCCTGATACTCCTGTCAAGTTCCTCCAGAAGTACATTGATGATGGCAGGTTGGGTGCCAAGTCTGACAAAGGCGGATTGCTCCCTCCAAGGAAGTCTGTCCAGTCGGATCATGAACCCTCGCTCTACTTCTTAGATATTGGTCTATCAAGTGGAAACGCCAAAGGTTATGCTTCAGCTGGTCGCGTTTTGGTTGGCTCTAGCAACGGAGAGCCGATGAAGACGCTTGTCTCAGGTCAGCGCCTGCCTGATGGTATTGACATTTCGAAGTCAGCTGGAAAGCTGTTCTGGACCTGCATGGGCAACCCTTCTGCCAATGACGGTGCTATCCTCAGCTGTAATCTCGACGGTACggatcttgaggagattgtTCCTCAAGGGCTGGTTCATACACCAAAGCAATTGACCGTCGATAACACGAACTCGAAGCTGTACTTTGCTGATCGCGAGGGAATGAGAATCATGAGATGCAACTTTGATGGCTCTCAACTCGAAGTCTTGGTCCAGACTGGCGACTGGGAGGTCGATGGGCATATGCTGGACCCTACAAGATGGTGTGTCGGCATCACCGTGTCGCCTTCCACTGGCAAGTTCTACTGGACGCAAAAAGGTCCATCCAAGGGAGGCAAGGGTCGTATTCTTCAAGCAAACATCGACTTCCAACCTGGCGAGGAGGCACAGAGTAGGACAGACATCGAGGTCCTGTTCCAGGGTCTGCCAGAGCCTATTGATCTAGAgatcgacgaggatgagaacgTCCTCTACTGGACGGATCGGGGCGAGTTGCCAAACGGTAACACCATCAACCGCGCCAAGCTTGATGGAATTGCCAAGGTGACTCACGATGGGCCGAGTAACCCAGGCGTCCATTACGAGGTTGTAACTCGGGGATTGCATGAGGCTATTGGGATCAAGCTCGACTCAAAGAACCACCGTATCTTTGTTACTGACTTGGGAGGCTCAGTGTACCAGTTTGATATAGATGGCGGTAACAGGAAGAGGGTGTACGAAGGATCTGGTGCCTTTGCGGGTATCACCATCGCTTAG